Proteins from a single region of Humidesulfovibrio mexicanus:
- a CDS encoding FlxA-like family protein, which produces MDISGYTNLAQAANEGASSLTINSLSKSAKTSLNTSDSDSDSSSGSGDTVSISDEAKALSASSAGASDTSGATAATLSASSSDSSSSDDDDSETEVEKLQQQIQEIQQQIKEAQQDSSLSSEQQDQKVQLLQSQLMMLQTQLLQAQAESAGTTSSSNGGTSAEGMASSLTEA; this is translated from the coding sequence ATGGATATTTCCGGCTACACCAATCTTGCCCAGGCAGCAAACGAGGGCGCGTCCTCCCTGACCATCAACTCCCTGTCCAAAAGCGCCAAGACCAGTCTCAACACCTCCGATTCGGATTCGGACAGTTCCTCCGGCTCCGGCGATACCGTCAGCATTTCCGACGAGGCCAAGGCCCTGTCCGCCTCCTCCGCGGGCGCTTCCGACACCTCCGGGGCCACGGCGGCCACCCTTTCGGCCAGCTCCTCCGACTCCTCCTCGTCCGATGACGACGACTCGGAAACCGAGGTTGAAAAGCTTCAGCAGCAGATCCAGGAAATCCAGCAGCAGATCAAAGAGGCCCAGCAGGACAGCAGCCTGAGTTCCGAGCAGCAGGACCAGAAGGTTCAGCTGCTCCAGTCCCAGCTCATGATGCTGCAAACCCAGCTCCTGCAGGCCCAGGCCGAAAGCGCCGGCACCACCTCCAGCTCCAATGGAGGCACCAGCGCCGAGGGCATGGCCAGCAGCCTCACCGAAGCCTAG
- the gltA gene encoding NADPH-dependent glutamate synthase, which produces MAEKTAKPARTPRTEMPTQAPFARIQNYLEVALGYGEAEAMVEASRCLQCKTPLCRQGCPVEIDIKGFIGQLQKGDLPGAYKVLREYNSLPAVCGRVCPQENQCEGMCILSKNPVKTGGAVAIGRLERYVADTFAARLAAGDAACLQITGEAACRMTRDDLRVACIGAGPASLTVAGYLAALGVKVTVFEALHEVGGVLVYGIPEFRLPKDIVRREVDAMKALGAEFKTNWVGGKAITVQELFDEGYKAVFIGVGAGLPQFMKIPGENSIGVFSANEYLTRVNLGRAYDFPNHDTPIFKADEVCVIGGGNVAMDAARTALRLGAKKVSIVYRRTKAEMPARLEELEHAIEEGVQLELLSAPLSLNADENKRLTSMTVQKMRLGEADASGRRRPEAIEGQTADIPCQLAIIAVGTRPNPILLDATKGLALNKRGYIDANPETGETSIHNVFAGGDIVTGAATVISAMGAGRKAAKEIARRLLGTEL; this is translated from the coding sequence ATGGCTGAAAAGACCGCCAAACCCGCGCGCACGCCGCGCACCGAAATGCCCACCCAGGCCCCTTTCGCGCGCATCCAAAACTACCTTGAAGTGGCGCTCGGCTACGGCGAAGCCGAGGCCATGGTCGAGGCCAGCCGCTGTCTGCAGTGCAAGACGCCCCTGTGCCGCCAAGGCTGCCCCGTGGAGATCGACATCAAGGGCTTCATCGGCCAGCTGCAGAAGGGAGACCTGCCCGGCGCATACAAGGTGCTGCGCGAATATAACTCCCTGCCTGCCGTGTGCGGCCGCGTGTGCCCCCAGGAAAACCAGTGCGAGGGCATGTGCATCCTGTCCAAGAACCCGGTCAAGACCGGCGGGGCCGTGGCCATCGGTCGGCTTGAGCGCTACGTCGCCGACACCTTCGCCGCGCGCCTGGCCGCGGGCGACGCCGCCTGCCTGCAAATCACCGGCGAGGCCGCCTGCCGCATGACCCGCGACGACCTGCGCGTGGCCTGCATCGGCGCGGGCCCGGCCTCGCTCACCGTGGCGGGCTATCTGGCCGCGCTGGGCGTCAAGGTCACCGTGTTCGAGGCCCTGCACGAGGTGGGCGGCGTGCTCGTCTACGGCATCCCGGAATTCCGCCTGCCCAAGGACATCGTGCGGCGCGAGGTGGACGCCATGAAGGCGCTGGGCGCCGAGTTCAAGACCAACTGGGTGGGCGGCAAGGCCATAACCGTGCAGGAGCTCTTCGACGAGGGCTACAAGGCCGTGTTCATCGGCGTGGGCGCGGGCCTGCCCCAGTTCATGAAGATCCCCGGCGAGAACAGCATCGGCGTGTTCTCCGCCAACGAATACCTGACCCGCGTGAACCTCGGCCGCGCCTACGACTTCCCCAACCACGACACGCCCATCTTCAAGGCCGACGAGGTCTGCGTCATCGGCGGCGGCAACGTGGCCATGGACGCCGCGCGCACCGCCCTGCGCCTGGGGGCGAAAAAGGTCTCCATCGTCTACCGCCGCACCAAGGCCGAAATGCCCGCGCGTCTGGAAGAACTGGAACACGCCATCGAGGAGGGCGTCCAGCTCGAACTGCTGTCAGCGCCGCTCTCGCTCAACGCCGACGAGAACAAGCGCCTTACCAGCATGACCGTGCAGAAGATGCGCCTGGGCGAGGCCGACGCCTCCGGCCGCCGCCGCCCCGAAGCCATTGAGGGCCAGACCGCCGACATCCCCTGCCAGCTGGCCATCATCGCCGTGGGCACCCGGCCCAACCCCATCCTGCTCGACGCCACAAAGGGCCTCGCCCTCAACAAGCGCGGCTACATCGACGCCAACCCCGAAACCGGCGAAACCAGCATCCACAACGTCTTCGCCGGAGGCGACATCGTCACCGGGGCCGCCACCGTCATCAGCGCCATGGGCGCGGGACGAAAGGCCGCCAAGGAAATCGCCCGCCGCTTGCTCGGCACGGAGCTGTAG
- a CDS encoding sulfide/dihydroorotate dehydrogenase-like FAD/NAD-binding protein, with translation MSYRILQKKVLIPGQTTLLVIDAPHVAKHAKPGNFVILRTSENGERIPLTIADCDPQAGTVTIVFLVVGKSTAELNTFEEGMSLPDFCGPLGKPTHIEKQGTVICVGGGTGVAAMHHIAKGHAGAGNRVVAIIGARNKDLLLFCSELGSFCPEVLVATDDGSQGHKGFVTEVLKNRLEEDKDVSEVVAIGPVPMMEAVSKVTKPFGVKTTVSLNSIMVDGIGMCGACRCSVGGETKFACVDGPEFDGHQVDFGELRLRLSQFREQEQESMRLFQHKCQCAEGK, from the coding sequence ATGAGCTACCGCATTTTGCAAAAAAAGGTCCTGATACCGGGCCAGACCACGCTGCTCGTCATCGATGCGCCGCACGTGGCCAAGCACGCCAAGCCCGGCAACTTCGTCATCCTGCGCACGTCCGAAAACGGCGAGCGCATCCCGCTCACCATCGCCGACTGCGACCCGCAGGCCGGAACCGTGACCATCGTGTTCCTGGTGGTGGGCAAGAGCACGGCCGAGTTGAACACCTTCGAGGAAGGCATGAGCCTGCCCGACTTCTGCGGACCGCTGGGCAAGCCCACGCACATTGAGAAGCAGGGCACCGTGATCTGCGTGGGCGGCGGCACCGGCGTGGCCGCCATGCACCACATCGCCAAGGGCCACGCGGGCGCGGGCAACCGCGTGGTGGCCATCATCGGCGCGCGCAACAAGGACCTGCTGCTCTTCTGCTCCGAACTCGGCAGCTTCTGCCCCGAGGTGCTGGTGGCCACGGACGACGGCTCCCAGGGCCACAAGGGCTTTGTCACCGAGGTGCTCAAAAACCGCCTGGAAGAGGACAAGGACGTGAGCGAAGTGGTGGCCATCGGCCCGGTGCCCATGATGGAGGCCGTGAGCAAGGTCACCAAGCCCTTCGGCGTCAAGACCACGGTCAGCCTCAACTCCATCATGGTGGACGGCATCGGCATGTGCGGGGCCTGCCGCTGCAGCGTGGGCGGGGAGACGAAATTCGCCTGCGTGGACGGTCCGGAGTTCGACGGGCACCAGGTGGACTTCGGCGAACTGCGCCTGCGCCTCTCCCAGTTCCGCGAACAGGAGCAGGAGTCCATGCGGCTGTTCCAGCACAAGTGCCAGTGCGCGGAGGGCAAATAG
- a CDS encoding glycosyltransferase translates to MTTVRVLHLITGLGLGGAETWLARLLPGLAARGFSCQVASLLDLSGPGGALAQGIRAEGVPVHSLGLARGLPLASGGAALLRLAGLLRRTRPAVVQTWLYHADLLGLLAARLSGTGAAVSWGLRCGHMDFSRSGVGTRLAVRACSALSAWPEAVTANSEAGARWHVERLGYRPRRLVLLENGVDTALFQPNAQAREELRSMWGVGPDELLVGLAARLDPMKGHDVFCAALARLRARFPNVRPLFCGPGTEPGGGLDALLARHGLAERALRLGPRQDMPRVLAALDALALPSLGEGFPNALAEGLACGVPAACLDVGAARELAGPGGVVASVEVADAGARAEALVGALGRVLELGPEGRAAMGLAGRRHVAERYGLGAAADRWAAHLRGLAEGA, encoded by the coding sequence ATGACCACCGTGCGCGTGCTGCATCTCATCACCGGCCTGGGCTTGGGCGGGGCCGAAACCTGGCTGGCGCGGCTCTTGCCGGGCCTTGCCGCGCGCGGGTTCTCCTGCCAGGTGGCGAGCCTGCTCGACCTCTCCGGCCCGGGCGGCGCGCTGGCCCAGGGCATCCGGGCCGAAGGCGTCCCCGTGCACAGCCTGGGCCTTGCGCGCGGGCTGCCCCTGGCCTCCGGCGGGGCGGCGCTGCTGCGCCTGGCGGGCCTGCTGCGCCGCACGCGTCCAGCTGTGGTGCAGACCTGGCTCTACCACGCGGATCTGCTGGGGCTCCTGGCTGCGCGTCTGAGCGGGACCGGCGCGGCGGTGAGCTGGGGGCTGCGCTGCGGGCACATGGACTTTTCGCGCTCCGGCGTGGGCACGCGGCTTGCGGTGCGGGCCTGTTCGGCGCTTTCGGCCTGGCCGGAGGCGGTGACGGCCAACAGCGAGGCCGGGGCGCGCTGGCATGTGGAGCGCCTGGGCTACCGGCCGCGCAGGCTGGTGCTGCTGGAGAACGGCGTTGACACCGCCCTGTTCCAGCCAAACGCCCAGGCGCGTGAGGAACTGCGAAGCATGTGGGGCGTGGGCCCGGATGAATTGCTGGTCGGCCTGGCCGCGCGCCTGGACCCCATGAAGGGCCACGACGTGTTCTGCGCGGCCCTGGCGCGCCTGCGGGCGCGCTTCCCCAATGTCCGGCCCCTGTTCTGCGGACCGGGCACGGAACCCGGCGGCGGCCTGGACGCCCTGCTGGCGCGGCACGGGCTGGCGGAGCGCGCCCTGCGTCTTGGCCCGCGCCAGGACATGCCGCGGGTGCTGGCGGCACTGGACGCCCTGGCCCTGCCCTCCCTGGGCGAGGGCTTCCCCAACGCCCTGGCCGAGGGGCTTGCCTGCGGGGTTCCGGCCGCCTGCCTGGACGTGGGCGCGGCGCGGGAGCTCGCCGGACCGGGCGGCGTGGTGGCCAGCGTGGAGGTCGCGGATGCCGGGGCCCGGGCCGAGGCCCTGGTCGGGGCGCTTGGGCGGGTGTTGGAGCTGGGGCCGGAGGGCCGGGCCGCCATGGGCCTGGCCGGGCGTCGGCATGTGGCGGAGCGCTACGGTCTGGGCGCGGCCGCAGACCGCTGGGCCGCACATTTGCGCGGCTTGGCGGAAGGCGCTTAG